DNA from Sorangium aterium:
GAGCCACCTCGCTTGCTCGGCGAGCCGAAGCCACGCTACGACCGGCGCAGGAACACATCGCATGCGGGGGGATCGCCGGAACGTGGACACAAATGCCCGAAATCATTGATTCGAACAGGGCTATTCCGGCCACGGCCCGCCGTCGAACCCCGCGCTCGCGCTTGCTCGGGCTCGGTGCCGCCGCCTGCGCCCGCGCGCTGCTCGTCCCTGTGTGCGCTGCCCTCGCGGCCCTGTCCGTGGCCTGCGGCGGCGGCCAGACGCAGGGCGAGGCGTTCGACCCGCGCTGGAAGGACGACGGCGGCGCGGGCATCGCGGCCTTCCAGCAGCGGTTCGCGGGCAGGCGCATCCCCCTCGGCGCCGACGTGGCGGTCGGCGTCGCCGCGGGCGCGGGGGCGCTCGAGCTCGTCGGGGTGCCGCTCGACGGCGGCCCGGCGTGGACCTTCGTGCACCCGCTCGACGCGCGCCCGGCCGTCGCGGGGAGCGTCGTCGTCGGGCTCGGTCGGGGCGAGCTGTTCGCCCTCGACGCGCGCACCGGGGAGCTGCTCTGGACGCGGCGCGCCGGCGGCAAGCTCCGCGGCGCGGGCGACGACGGCGAGACCACCGTGGTCTCGCTCGTGTCGACCACCGGCGCCACGAGCGTCGTGCTCGCGGTGAGCCGCGAGGGCCTCGTGCTGCGCCAGATCGAGGACTCCGCCGCCATCGGCGTGCCCGCGGTCGTGGGGCGCTACGCGTTCCTGCCCTGGCAAGGGCGCTACGTCACGGTGTTCGACCTGCAGACCGGCGGCGAGGTGGCGCGGGCGCTGCTCCGCACCGAGGTGAGCCGCGCCTTCCTGCTCGGCGGAGCGGTCTTCTTCGGCGGCGAGGCGGCGACGCGGTTCGACGCCTCGATCGGGCTCGGCGCGGCCGGGCGCGCGTCGACCGCGCGGCTGCCGGCGCGCGAGCTGCCCGGGGCGCCGGTCTGGATGACCGCCGGGACCGAGGTGCTCGCGCCGACCGCCTCGGCCGGGGACATGGCGCGGCTCTACGCCCGCCCCCGGCCGGCCGGTCCGCCGGGCATCGAGGCGGAGCGCTTCGTGGCGACGTACTACCGGGCCGCGGTCGGCCTCGACGCGCGCTCCGGCGCGCTCGCCTGGGCCCACGCCGGCGAGGCCGACTTCCTCGGCGGCGCCGCCTACGCCGGCGGCTTCGCGCTGTGCGACGCACACGGCGGGATCTCGTTCCTCGACGCGCAGGGCGGGACCGTGGCGGGGCGCGCGTCGCTCGGCCGGCCGGTCCAGGCGTGCGTGGTGCAGGCCGACGGGCTCAGCGCGGCGGCGGTCGGCGCGAGGCCCGTGGAGGCTGCGTGGCCTGGCCGGGTGTTGCCGGAGGGGAATGGACTTTGATGAGGGGTTTCCGGTCGCTCGGGCAACCGAAGGTCCATCATGATCCTTTCTTCTCGCTTTGCTCGCCGCGCACTTCGGATCTCTCGAACCATCCCGGTCGCTTTGGGCATCCTGGTCGCTTGTTCCGACGGCGAGGGCGTGGACGATGGCCACCAGGTGGGCTCAGGCGGCGGCGCCGCTACGGGCGGAGAGCGGGCTGCGGGCGGTGCGACCAGCTCTGGCGGCGTGAGCAGCTCGCAGGGCGCCACGACGGGAGGCTCCGCTGCCGGCGGCGCCGGGAGCGGCGGTGATTCGACGGGCGGAACGGCCAGCAGCGGTGAGCCCTCCACGGGCGGCACGTCGAGCGGCGGCGGCGGAGCGACCGGCGGCGCTGACGGCAGCGGCGGAGCGACCGGCGGCGCGGGTACGGGGGGCTCTTCGGGCAGCGCCGGCGGCGTCGTGGGGGAGCCGATCGGCTTCGCCACGCTGAACGGCGGAACGACCGGCGGCCAGGCCGGCGCGACGGTCACGGTCGACAGCTACGCCGAGCTGAAGAGCTACGCGGAGGCCAGCCAACCCTACGTCATCCTCGTCCAGGGCCACATCACGAACGGATCGGGCGGCGGTCAGATCCGCGTCAAGTCCAACAAGTCGATCGTCGGCATCGGCAAGGATGCCTTCCTCGACGGCGTGGGCATCGACGTCTCGAGCCAGAACAACGTCATCCTGCAGAACCTGCGCGCGACCCTGGTGGGGACGAGCACGCCCGCGAACGTGAACGGGGGCGACGTGATCTCGATCTCGGGGACCAGCAAGAACATCTGGATCGACCACTGCGAGGTGTACTCCGAGGATCCGAGCGTCCAGACCGACAAGGACAAGTACGACGGTCTGATCGACA
Protein-coding regions in this window:
- a CDS encoding outer membrane protein assembly factor BamB family protein; this translates as MPEIIDSNRAIPATARRRTPRSRLLGLGAAACARALLVPVCAALAALSVACGGGQTQGEAFDPRWKDDGGAGIAAFQQRFAGRRIPLGADVAVGVAAGAGALELVGVPLDGGPAWTFVHPLDARPAVAGSVVVGLGRGELFALDARTGELLWTRRAGGKLRGAGDDGETTVVSLVSTTGATSVVLAVSREGLVLRQIEDSAAIGVPAVVGRYAFLPWQGRYVTVFDLQTGGEVARALLRTEVSRAFLLGGAVFFGGEAATRFDASIGLGAAGRASTARLPARELPGAPVWMTAGTEVLAPTASAGDMARLYARPRPAGPPGIEAERFVATYYRAAVGLDARSGALAWAHAGEADFLGGAAYAGGFALCDAHGGISFLDAQGGTVAGRASLGRPVQACVVQADGLSAAAVGARPVEAAWPGRVLPEGNGL
- a CDS encoding pectate lyase family protein is translated as MSSSQGATTGGSAAGGAGSGGDSTGGTASSGEPSTGGTSSGGGGATGGADGSGGATGGAGTGGSSGSAGGVVGEPIGFATLNGGTTGGQAGATVTVDSYAELKSYAEASQPYVILVQGHITNGSGGGQIRVKSNKSIVGIGKDAFLDGVGIDVSSQNNVILQNLRATLVGTSTPANVNGGDVISISGTSKNIWIDHCEVYSEDPSVQTDKDKYDGLIDIKGQTGFITISWTYLHDHHKGGLVGAADDDLHDDRKVTMHHNHYKNVLLRVPMYRGAVGHFFNNYVVGAKDATEIRAITCVRVERNYYEALHYSIYTPSDSPGKTERISNVEVSRTSRAYPADCTADIPYAYSSALTSETNDVKTLVPASAGVGKL